One Paraburkholderia agricolaris DNA segment encodes these proteins:
- a CDS encoding AraC family transcriptional regulator translates to MPEEVQYSHSTEIPGLILGTARFAEFRFEPHYHLDCHIALVTSGVQRQSFRGEALLLTRGAIQLMPAGEVHDGVAGADESYTLRTFRLSPALLNGLGEEITGKHYFPSQAAAVLQDSRLAEQLLNMHATLQQGMNDPIRNESYVLELLESLFARLKQPSPQTIAGALSSQQLRIVREFIEAHIADKIVLEDLALLVGLGRFRFLKLFKRTIGMTPHAWLLRMRLEKAVALINANRNMPITEIAHAVGFFDQSHFTRAFRDAYGVTPARF, encoded by the coding sequence ATGCCCGAAGAAGTCCAGTACAGCCACTCAACCGAGATCCCCGGTTTGATTCTCGGCACGGCCCGATTTGCCGAGTTTCGCTTTGAGCCGCACTATCATCTCGACTGCCATATCGCACTCGTTACCAGCGGGGTGCAACGTCAATCGTTTCGTGGGGAAGCCCTGTTGCTCACGCGTGGCGCGATCCAGCTTATGCCCGCGGGCGAGGTTCACGACGGGGTTGCTGGTGCCGACGAGTCGTACACGCTTCGAACGTTCCGGCTGTCGCCGGCGCTGCTGAACGGTCTCGGGGAGGAGATCACGGGCAAGCACTACTTTCCTTCCCAGGCCGCAGCGGTGCTGCAAGACAGCCGCCTCGCCGAGCAACTGCTCAACATGCACGCAACCCTTCAGCAGGGGATGAACGATCCGATCAGGAACGAAAGCTACGTTCTGGAATTGCTGGAGTCGCTGTTTGCCCGTTTGAAGCAGCCATCCCCCCAAACTATCGCCGGAGCTTTATCGTCGCAGCAACTGCGAATTGTTCGGGAATTCATCGAGGCGCATATTGCCGACAAAATCGTCCTGGAAGATCTGGCTCTTCTCGTGGGCCTCGGTCGATTCCGGTTCTTGAAACTGTTTAAACGCACTATCGGTATGACGCCGCATGCCTGGTTACTGCGCATGAGGCTGGAAAAGGCAGTGGCCTTGATCAATGCGAACAGGAACATGCCCATCACCGAAATTGCGCACGCCGTCGGCTTTTTTGATCAAAGCCATTTCACGCGGGCCTTTCGTGACGCGTACGGCGTTACTCCGGCTCGCTTCTGA